CCGCGAAATCAGCAACACCGACAGCGATTACGATCGCGAGAAGTTGCAAGAGCGTTTGGCGAAGCTCGCCGGTGGTGTGGCTCAGATCAGCGTCGGTGCTGCGACCGAAACTGAAATGAAAGAGCGAAAAGCACTTCTGGATGACGCTCGTGCGGCAACGCAAGCTGCACTCGAAGAGGGCATCGTTCCCGGTGGTGGAACCGCTCTGCTTCGTTGCCGTAGCGTCGTCGAAAAATTGGAAAAGGAAACCGAAGGCGATCAAAAGCTGGGCGTGCGAATCATTCGCAACGTCCTCGATCAGCCTTTGCGTGCGATCGCGAACAACGCCGGGCTCGATGGCGCCGTGGTGGTCAATCGCGTGTTGCAGATGAAGGGTAAGCATGACGGATACGATGCGAACGCCGAGAACTATTGCGATCTCGTCGCCGCTGGAATCGTTGACCCTGCCAAAGTGGTTCGCACCTCGCTGACCAACGCGGCAAGCGTGGCGTCGCTGTTGTTGACCACCGAATCGTTGGTCACCGAAATCCCGGTCGAAGAGGAAGAAGCCGGCGGCGATCACGGCCATGACCACGGTATGGGTGGCATGGGCGGAATGGGTGGCGGTATGCCAGGCATGGGCGGAATGGGTGGCATGGGCGGCATGGGCGGAATGATGTAATGCATTCGCCTCGCGTCGAGATTGGGATCGCGACCGGATGCATTGCATTGGGCAGCGATCCCTTCGGCGAGGCACGCTTTTTGTCGGCTCAAACCCGCGGGACATGGTCCTCCGTTTGAACAAAACCTTTTAAACACAACCTTCAAAACAGACACGAAAATACTATGGCAAAAATGAACCTACGTCCGTTGGATGACCGCATTGTTGTTGAGCCTGTCGAGGCCGAAGAAACCACCGCTGGCGGTATCGTGCTTCCCGATTCGGCTCGTGAAAAACCACAGCGTGGCACGGTTGTCGCCGTTGGCCCAGGCAAGATGTTGGACAGCGGAAACCGTGGCGAGCTAAGCGTCACCGTTGGCGACGTCGTGATCTACGGCAAGTACGGCGGAAGCAACATCGAAGTCGATGGCCGCGAAATGAAGATCCTTCGCGAAAGCGACATCTTGGCAAAAGTTCTGTAGTGAACGGCACTTTTGGTTTTTCGCAGTGAGCCGGCCACGTCGGCTCTGCTGCGATGGACGAAACGTCTCAGCGGTGTGTGTGTCACTGCCGCTGATTGCAACAAAACGAACAACAGCAATTTTATTACAGGAATTCACTCGTGGCAAAACAACTGCTATTTGACGACCACGCGCGAGCTCGCATGTTGGCGGGC
The window above is part of the Novipirellula caenicola genome. Proteins encoded here:
- the groES gene encoding co-chaperone GroES — its product is MAKMNLRPLDDRIVVEPVEAEETTAGGIVLPDSAREKPQRGTVVAVGPGKMLDSGNRGELSVTVGDVVIYGKYGGSNIEVDGREMKILRESDILAKVL